The proteins below are encoded in one region of Rhododendron vialii isolate Sample 1 chromosome 7a, ASM3025357v1:
- the LOC131334755 gene encoding phosphatidylinositol 4-phosphate 5-kinase 6-like isoform X1, producing the protein MSKELGGFVKAWEATVRKSQAAAKKRTNSFFPTMSVAHVDDDDDDIAGCEDCTVKVLSNGDMYNGQWVDNFPHGQGKYLWADGCMYVGEWFRGKTMGKGRFSWPSGATYEGEFKSGYMDGQGTYTGIGGTYKGSWVMNLKHGKGTKNYANGDYYDGEWRRGLQDGQGRYQWVKGNHYIGQWKNGKMNGNGTMIWANGNRYDGSWDDGLPKGNGTFRWADGSFYVGVWSKDPKEQSGSYYPSGSQVGNLDWDPQEMFSVDLNECKVCPGEKISILPSQKMLNWPGMEAEFLQKQPILKHSKANDRPRRASVDGRLSNGSAYGWSPDAEMAVDVVGRCSVGGREAEEGLGNLQLDDMDSSTGNRPHQMRIPPVRRQGETISKGHRNYELMLNLQLGIRHSVGRPAPATSLDLRSSAFDPKEKVWTKFPPEGSKHTPPHQSCEFKWKDYCPLVFRTLRKLFKVDAADYMISLCGNDALRELSSPGKSGSFFYLTNDDKYMIKTMKKAECKVLIRMLPGYYNHVRAFENTLVTKFFGLHCVKLTGTAQKKVRFVIMGNLFCTEYPIHRRFDLKGSSIGRTTDKPEAEIDATTTLKDLDLNLIFRLQKVWFQDFCRQVDRDCDFLEQERIMDYSLLVGLHFRETNQNTREALVSEGRPSGVRTPTGIRTPTGVRTPTGNGEPDDVAAPRLSRADLDQLLFDPDRWSSIKLGINMPSRAELTVRRSDSDFQLIGEPTGEFYEVILFFGIIDILQDYDISKKLEHAYKSIQYDPTSISAVDPKQYSKRFRDFIFKVFAEDS; encoded by the exons atgagcaAAGAGCTGGGGGGCTTTGTGAAGGCGTGGGAAGCAACAGTTAGGAAATCACAAGCAGCAGCAAAGAAAAGGACAAACAGCTTCTTCCCAACAATGTCGGTCGCCCACgtagacgacgacgacgacgacatcGCCGGCTGTGAGGATTGCACGGTGAAGGTCCTCTCCAATGGAGACATGTACAATGGCCAGTGGGTTGATAACTTCCCCCACGGCCAAGGAAAGTACTTGTGGGCAGATGGGTGTATGTATGTTGGTGAATGGTTCAGAGGCAAAACCATGGGGAAAGGCAGGTTTAGCTGGCCCTCTGGTGCCACCTATGAGGGTGAATTCAAGAGTGGTTATATGGATGGACAAGGGACTTATACAGGAATTGGGGGCACTTATAAAGGTTCTTGGGTTATGAATTTGAAGCATGGGAAAGGGACTAAGAATTATGCCAATGGGGATTACTATGATGGGGAGTGGCGTAGGGGATTACAAGATGGGCAAGGGAGGTACCAATGGGTTAAGGGGAACCATTACATTGGACAATGGAAGAATGGGAAGATGAATGGCAATGGAACAATGATTTGGGCTAATGGGAATCGATATGATGGGTCTTGGGATGATGGTTTGCCCAAGGGAAACGGTACGTTTCGATGGGCGGATGGGAGTTTCTATGTGGGTGTTTGGAGTAAGGACCCAAAAGAACAAAGTGGGAGCTATTACCCTTCAGGATCACAAGTAGGTAATTTGGATTGGGATCCCCAGGAAATGTTTTCGGTTGATTTGAACGAATGTAAGGTTTGTCCGGGGGAGAAGATTTCTATATTGCCTTCACAAAAGATGCTTAATTggcctggaatggaagctgagTTCTTGCAAAAGCAGCCCATATTGAAGCATTCGAAAGCAAATGATAGGCCTAGGAGAGCGTCTGTTGATGGGAGGTTGAGCAATGGTAGTGCATATGGGTGGTCACCGGATGCTGAGATGGCGGTGGATGTGGTTGGTAGGTGTTCagtgggagggagggaggcaGAAGAAGGTTTGGGGAATCTTCAACTTGATGATATGGATTCGTCGACGGGGAACAGGCCACATCAGATGAGGATACCGCCAGTGAGGAGACAGGGAGAGACAATATCTAAAGGGCATAGGAATTATGAGCTTATGCTCAATCTGCAGCTTGGAATTAG ACATTCCGTTGGAAGGCCAGCCCCAGCTACATCCCTTGATCTGAGGTCATCTGCTTTTGATCCAAAGGAAAAAGTATGGACCAAATTTCCTCCTGAAGGATCAAAACATACTCCACCTCACCAGTCCTGTGAATTTAAATGGAAAGATTATTGCCCGCTGGTTTTCAG GACCCTTAGGAAATTGTTCAAGGTGGATGCAGCTGATTACATGATTTCCTTATGTGGGAATGATGCCCTTCGGGAGCTCTCATCCCCCGGAAAGAGTGGAAGCTTCTTTTACTTGACCAACGATGACAAGTACATGATAAAGACCATGAAGAAGGCAGAATGTAAA GTTCTAATAAGGATGCTTCCAGGTTACTATAATCATGTTAGAGCGTTTGAGAACACTCTTGTCACCAAATTTTTCGGCCTTCACTGTGTTAAGTTAACAGGAACTGCCCAAAAGAAG GTGAGATTTGTGATAATGGGGAATCTGTTCTGTACGGAGTATCCTATTCACAGACGTTTTGACTTGAAAGGATCTTCAATTGGCCGCACAACTGATAAACCTGAGGCTGAAATTGACGCAACCACAACCCTTAAGGACCTTGACCTAAATTTAATTTTCCGACTCCAGAAGGTTTGGTTCCAAGACTTTTGCAG GCAAGTGGATAGGGATTGTGACTTTCTTGAACAAGAGAGGATTATGGACTACAGTCTTTTGGTGGGCCTTCACTTTCGAGAAACTAACCAAAACACCAGGGAAGCCCTCGTCAGTGAGGGCCGTCCTTCTGGAGTTCGAACCCCTACTGGAATTCGCACCCCTACTGGAGTCCGCACCCCTACTG GAAATGGAGAACCTGATGATGTAGCAGCTCCTCGCCTTTCAAGGGCAGACTTGGATCAGCTTCTTTTTGACCCTGACCG GTGGTCATCCATCAAATTAGGGATAAACATGCCATCGCGTGCTGAACTAACAGTGAGAAGAAGCGATAGTGATTTTCAGTTAATTGGAGAACCAACAGGAGAGTTCTACGAAGTCATCCTCTTCTTCGGAATAATAGATATATTACAGGATTATGATATTAGCAAAAAGCTTGAGCATGCATACAAGTCCATCCAATACGACCCAACTTCGATCTCAGCCGTTGATCCCAAACAGTATTCAAAGCGTTTCCGGGATTTCATTTTCAAAGTTTTCGCCGAAGACAGTTGA
- the LOC131334755 gene encoding phosphatidylinositol 4-phosphate 5-kinase 6-like isoform X2 yields the protein MSKELGGFVKAWEATVRKSQAAAKKRTNSFFPTMSVAHVDDDDDDIAGCEDCTVKVLSNGDMYNGQWVDNFPHGQGKYLWADGCMYVGEWFRGKTMGKGRFSWPSGATYEGEFKSGYMDGQGTYTGIGGTYKGSWVMNLKHGKGTKNYANGDYYDGEWRRGLQDGQGRYQWVKGNHYIGQWKNGKMNGNGTMIWANGNRYDGSWDDGLPKGNGTFRWADGSFYVGVWSKDPKEQSGSYYPSGSQVGNLDWDPQEMFSVDLNECKVCPGEKISILPSQKMLNWPGMEAEFLQKQPILKHSKANDRPRRASVDGRLSNGSAYGWSPDAEMAVDVVGRCSVGGREAEEGLGNLQLDDMDSSTGNRPHQMRIPPVRRQGETISKGHRNYELMLNLQLGIRHSVGRPAPATSLDLRSSAFDPKEKVWTKFPPEGSKHTPPHQSCEFKWKDYCPLVFRTLRKLFKVDAADYMISLCGNDALRELSSPGKSGSFFYLTNDDKYMIKTMKKAECKVLIRMLPGYYNHVRAFENTLVTKFFGLHCVKLTGTAQKKVRFVIMGNLFCTEYPIHRRFDLKGSSIGRTTDKPEAEIDATTTLKDLDLNLIFRLQKVWFQDFCRQVDRDCDFLEQERIMDYSLLVGLHFRETNQNTREALVSEGRPSGVRTPTGIRTPTGVRTPTGNGEPDDVAAPRLSRADLDQLLFDPDRWSSIKLGINMPSRAELTVRRSDSDFQLIGEPTGEFYEVILFFGIIDILQDYDISKKLEHAYKSIQYDPTSISAVDPKQYSKRFRDFIFKVFAEDS from the exons atgagcaAAGAGCTGGGGGGCTTTGTGAAGGCGTGGGAAGCAACAGTTAGGAAATCACAAGCAGCAGCAAAGAAAAGGACAAACAGCTTCTTCCCAACAATGTCGGTCGCCCACgtagacgacgacgacgacgacatcGCCGGCTGTGAGGATTGCACGGTGAAGGTCCTCTCCAATGGAGACATGTACAATGGCCAGTGGGTTGATAACTTCCCCCACGGCCAAGGAAAGTACTTGTGGGCAGATGGGTGTATGTATGTTGGTGAATGGTTCAGAGGCAAAACCATGGGGAAAGGCAGGTTTAGCTGGCCCTCTGGTGCCACCTATGAGGGTGAATTCAAGAGTGGTTATATGGATGGACAAGGGACTTATACAGGAATTGGGGGCACTTATAAAGGTTCTTGGGTTATGAATTTGAAGCATGGGAAAGGGACTAAGAATTATGCCAATGGGGATTACTATGATGGGGAGTGGCGTAGGGGATTACAAGATGGGCAAGGGAGGTACCAATGGGTTAAGGGGAACCATTACATTGGACAATGGAAGAATGGGAAGATGAATGGCAATGGAACAATGATTTGGGCTAATGGGAATCGATATGATGGGTCTTGGGATGATGGTTTGCCCAAGGGAAACGGTACGTTTCGATGGGCGGATGGGAGTTTCTATGTGGGTGTTTGGAGTAAGGACCCAAAAGAACAAAGTGGGAGCTATTACCCTTCAGGATCACAAGTAGGTAATTTGGATTGGGATCCCCAGGAAATGTTTTCGGTTGATTTGAACGAATGTAAGGTTTGTCCGGGGGAGAAGATTTCTATATTGCCTTCACAAAAGATGCTTAATTggcctggaatggaagctgagTTCTTGCAAAAGCAGCCCATATTGAAGCATTCGAAAGCAAATGATAGGCCTAGGAGAGCGTCTGTTGATGGGAGGTTGAGCAATGGTAGTGCATATGGGTGGTCACCGGATGCTGAGATGGCGGTGGATGTGGTTGGTAGGTGTTCagtgggagggagggaggcaGAAGAAGGTTTGGGGAATCTTCAACTTGATGATATGGATTCGTCGACGGGGAACAGGCCACATCAGATGAGGATACCGCCAGTGAGGAGACAGGGAGAGACAATATCTAAAGGGCATAGGAATTATGAGCTTATGCTCAATCTGCAGCTTGGAATTAG ACATTCCGTTGGAAGGCCAGCCCCAGCTACATCCCTTGATCTGAGGTCATCTGCTTTTGATCCAAAGGAAAAAGTATGGACCAAATTTCCTCCTGAAGGATCAAAACATACTCCACCTCACCAGTCCTGTGAATTTAAATGGAAAGATTATTGCCCGCTGGTTTTCAG GACCCTTAGGAAATTGTTCAAGGTGGATGCAGCTGATTACATGATTTCCTTATGTGGGAATGATGCCCTTCGGGAGCTCTCATCCCCCGGAAAGAGTGGAAGCTTCTTTTACTTGACCAACGATGACAAGTACATGATAAAGACCATGAAGAAGGCAGAATGTAAA GTTCTAATAAGGATGCTTCCAGGTTACTATAATCATGTTAGAGCGTTTGAGAACACTCTTGTCACCAAATTTTTCGGCCTTCACTGTGTTAAGTTAACAGGAACTGCCCAAAAGAAGGTAAG ATTTGTGATAATGGGGAATCTGTTCTGTACGGAGTATCCTATTCACAGACGTTTTGACTTGAAAGGATCTTCAATTGGCCGCACAACTGATAAACCTGAGGCTGAAATTGACGCAACCACAACCCTTAAGGACCTTGACCTAAATTTAATTTTCCGACTCCAGAAGGTTTGGTTCCAAGACTTTTGCAG GCAAGTGGATAGGGATTGTGACTTTCTTGAACAAGAGAGGATTATGGACTACAGTCTTTTGGTGGGCCTTCACTTTCGAGAAACTAACCAAAACACCAGGGAAGCCCTCGTCAGTGAGGGCCGTCCTTCTGGAGTTCGAACCCCTACTGGAATTCGCACCCCTACTGGAGTCCGCACCCCTACTG GAAATGGAGAACCTGATGATGTAGCAGCTCCTCGCCTTTCAAGGGCAGACTTGGATCAGCTTCTTTTTGACCCTGACCG GTGGTCATCCATCAAATTAGGGATAAACATGCCATCGCGTGCTGAACTAACAGTGAGAAGAAGCGATAGTGATTTTCAGTTAATTGGAGAACCAACAGGAGAGTTCTACGAAGTCATCCTCTTCTTCGGAATAATAGATATATTACAGGATTATGATATTAGCAAAAAGCTTGAGCATGCATACAAGTCCATCCAATACGACCCAACTTCGATCTCAGCCGTTGATCCCAAACAGTATTCAAAGCGTTTCCGGGATTTCATTTTCAAAGTTTTCGCCGAAGACAGTTGA